From Flexistipes sp.:
CGCCGAAGATATCGTCAAGATATTCAAGTCTGTTAATGTTAATATCCAGCACAGTCACCTTTGCCCCAAGCCCGTATGCCATTTTCACCGCATTGGTACCGACAACTCCGGCGCCCAAAACAGCGACTTTTCCTTTTTCAACTCCCGGTACTCCTCCCAAAAGCACACCTCTGCCGCCGAAAGGCTTTTCCAGGAATTTTGCTCCTTCCTGTATACTAAGCCTGCCTGCAATCTCGCTCATGGGTTTTAGCAGGGGAAGCTGTCCGTTTTCCATTTCAATTGTTTCATAGGCAACACCCTTAATCCCAGCTCTGAGCAGCTTCTGAGTAAGCTCCTCGTTGGAGGCAAGATGGAGAAACGTGAATAAAATCTGACCGCTGTGGAAAAGTTCGCACTCCTGCCTCAAAGGCTCCTTCACCTTGACAATCATTTCACATTCATCAAAAATCTTTCTTTTATCATCGATAATAAGTGCTCCAGCAGCTTTATATTCTTCATCGGTATAACCGGCATTTACCCCGGCTCGGGTTTCAATAAAAACGTCATGCCCGTGTCTGATATAAGCTTCAGCACAGGAAGGTGTAATTCCCACACGATACTCATGAGATTTAATTTCTTTCACACAACCGACTTTCATAAACGCCTCCTGACAACAATAAAATCTAATTAATCGGTTTTTTCAAAATTATCAATAATATTTTCAAAAGGAAAGATTTTGCAAAACAAGATTTCTGCCGCCCAGAAAACCCACCCAGGCAACCACAACAATCCAGTGAATAATAACAGCCGGCCATAATGAGCGGGAAAAAATATAGCTCAGACTGCAAAAAATACCCAATAAAAACACAACTGTTAAAAAGAACGGATTATAAAAAAGAGTTCTTGCACCGGGATTAAGCAGAAAAGCGTTAACAGGGTGCCATAATACAAATGCCAGCGAACTGAGTATTGTATACTTAATAACAGATGAACGGCCTTTTTTAGCCGTCTCAATCGGAATCAAAAAACCTCTGAAAAAAGACTCTTCCAGGAATGACGGGAAAACAAACAGAATCAGGAGATAAAAAGGGGAGAATATACTTTTCTCAAAAGCCCAGTGAAATATGCCTGCATAAAACCCTGTGAATGAAGCAAGTACTCCGAAAATCAATAGGAACAAAACATGCAGCAACGGCATTGCGATATTAAACTGTTTTAACCCCCTGAGATAGTTGTTTGTAATAAAATAATAAAATTTTTTGACCCAGAACATTCGCTAAATTAGCAGTCAGTTAAACAATTGTAAATCAATAGTTGCACAACAATGGAGGGCATACTGCATTATTTTCAATTCGAAAAATCTGAAAAAGCGTATTGTTAAAAGTTAGTTAAAAAATTTTGTTTGACTTTTTATCATTACTCTTTTAATTTGCATCAGATTCTTTGGTTATACTCAATGCATGCAGCGCTGTACGGTTTCTGTATAAAATTGTTTCCGGCCTAAAACAAAAATTTATCTTATGGTTAACTTATGTCGTATACGATACTCACTCTTTCAATAATTTTTCAGATATGTGCGGCCATCCTTGCTCTTCGTCTGATTAAAAAAACCGGCCGTTTCTACGCATGGATCTTCATAGCAGCCGCTCTGCTTCTCATGGTTTTTCGCAGATTAATACCTCTGTACCAATCCTTTTCCCCAAACGGCGAACCGATAGACCTGGCTGCTGAAACTGTGGCAATGCTTATCTCCCTTTCTTTACTAATAGGCGTACTGCTTATCGGCGGCATTTTCGATAAACTTAACAAACTTCGCCTTGAAACCGAAGAGGAACTTGAAAAACGCAAAAGAACAGAGAAAGAGCTGCTTGAAAGTGAAGAGCGTTACAGAGGTTTGTTCAACAGGGTTTCCGAAGGTATACTCGTATCAGAAAGCAGCAATATGAAAATCGTATTTGCGAATCCGGCTGTCTGTAATATGCTCGGCTATTCAAAAGAAGAATTGAGGGAAATGACGGTTCCGCAGCTGCACCCGGAAGAATATAAGGAGTACGTAATCTCCGATTTCCGGGATAAGGTAAAAGGAAACAACCCTGTCACTTTGAATATACCGTGTCTTCGCAAAGACGGCGGGATTGTTTACGTCGACATAAAAACAAGCAACTATAAATTTAAAGACAAAAATTATATTCTCGCATTATTTTCCAATGTTACAGAGCGAAGAAAAGCCGAGGAGGAGCAGCAGCGAATAGAAAATCTCGAAAAGCTCGGAAATATTGCAGCCGGTATAGCACATGACTTCAATAATCTGTTTACAGGAATTTACGGAAATATTGAAATTGCAAAGCTTGAACTCCCGAATAACCATCCAGCTTTATCAAGCCTTGAAAAAGCACAGAATACAATGGACAAAAGCAGAGAGCTTACATCAAAACTGCTGACGTTTGCCAAAGGCGGCGGGCCTGTTCCTGAAATCGTACCTCTGGGGGAGTTGGTACAGGAAACTGTATCTTCAATACTCACAGATTGTAAAAATATAAAAGCGACCTTCAGCTTCCCTGATAATTTTTGGCCAGTGAAAACGGACAGAGATCAGACTGCACAAGTGTTTGACAGTCTTACACATAACGCTGTTGAAGCTATGCCCGATGGGGGAAAAATAAAGATAAGTGCTGAAAATGTTACCCGGTCAGGCAGCAATAATGCAGAAACATACTTCGTCAAAATTATTTTCAGTGACGAAGGCAAGGGAATACCGCTGAACATAGTAGATAAAATATTCGACCCGTTTTTTACAACCAAGCAGATCGGCAAGGGGCTGGGACTTTCCGTTGTCCACAGTATTATAAACAAACACAATGGCCAAATCAAAGTGGACTCAAAACCGGGCAAGGGTACAACATTTACCATATTCCTGCCTGCTGCAAACAATTCAAAACCTGACAATGGAAGGACAACCACAAAAAAACTAAATATTTTGTTTATGGATGACGATGAAATGTTGCGAAAGCTTGCAGCAGAAATGCTCAAGTCTCTTGGTCACTCAGCTGTAACAGCAAAAGAAGGTAAAGAAGCTGTGAAAATATTCAAAGAATCCCTTCAAAAGGGCACCTATTTTGATATTTTAATAATGGATCTCAGCGTACAAAATGGAAAAGGTGCTAAAGATGTAATAGGAGAAATTCTGGAGATTGCACCGGATACAAGAGTTATATTAACCAGCGGCTATGCCTCTGATCCTGTTATAAACAATTATAGAGATTACGGATTTTATGAAACCCTTATTAAACCGTTTAATCTGGCACAATTGGAAGAAAAAATCTCAAAAGCAGCTGAAGTAAATGTTGGAGAATAAATCGTTCAACGTTGGGAACCAATTCCAATAACGAATAAGTAGAGATGCAGAAATTATTGCATATAGATAGAGATCCCTCGGCTTCGCTCGCCCTGTTAAATATCAGCTTCACTGATTGCCTGTGGCATTTAACGGGGCGAGGGATGACTTTTTGTCATCTCGACCGGAACGGAGTGGAGCGGAGAGATCTCTACTGTTATATTGCAAAGAGACCTCTCGGCTTCGCTCGAGGTGACAATTACATACATACTGTCTATCAGCGATAGCTAAATAGAATGTAAACATATTTACCAGTCTAAAAGACTGGTGCTAGCCATAGGCATCCTTGCGAAACCCTGTGAAACAGGGTTTCGCAAGGACACAGAGAAGTGCGAAACTTTAATTAAATACTTAATTTTTTGAAAAAAACATGCTTTTCCGATATCTTTTTCTCAGGCAACAATTGTCAGAATTTCACTGAAATTACCTGCATGATAATGAGGTTTGGCCTCCGCGTGAAATTTTCCATAACCCCAGTCAGCAAATACGGACTTTATACCTGCATTTTTGCCGGCTGTAATGTCTGTATAATTATCCCCGATTATAAACGTGGATTCACGGTTCAGGTTCCCGCCGTTATAAAGCTTTCCTATAAGATGAATCATCTCAGAATCGGGTTTGGGGTTATTTACTTTGCATGCGCCTATAATAAAATCGAAAAAATATTCTATCCCGGCAGCTTTTAAAATCCTTTCTCCAAACTCAGTGGGTGCATTGGTAGCCACTGACATTTTCGCGCCTGTTTTTTTCAGAATTGTCAGAGTTTCAACCACACCATCAAATGGAGCAACATTTTTAATGCACTGATCCCGGTAATGTTCTTCAAAAACTGCTCTGTCTTCCGGCAGATAAGAATCGGTGTCATACAGCCTTTTAGCCAGCTCTTCCCTTTTATGATTTATAATTTCAAGCACTTCATTTTGTGTAAGAGGAGGCATGTTTTTCAGACCTCTTACATAGTTTATGGAAGTCGTTATATCGTGCCTGGTATCAACCAGTGTTCCGTCCATATCAAAAATTAACAGTTTTTCAGTCATTTATACCCACTCTCACCTTTTCAGCATTTAAGATTCTTTTAACATCCGAAGGATCTGCCTTAACCAAAAGCCCTCTTTTGCCGCCGTTGATAAATATTTCATCGAGATTTAATATGGTTTCTTCCATAAAAACATTCAATCTCTTTTTTGTCCCGAAAGGTGAAGTTCCCCCTGTTAAATATCCGGTGTGTTTGGTTACCGTATCAGCAGAGCAGGGTTGAACAGATTTTACCTTTAAAATCCTCGCCATATTTTTCAGGGAAACCTCTTTGTCTCCATGCATCAATACAATAAAGGGTTTGTTACTTTCATCTTCCATAACAAGCGTTTTTATTACAACATGTTCACTCACACCCAATTCTCTAGCCGAAACCCTTGTCCCGCCTCTCTCCTCGTACTTGTAAAATCTCGGTTCAAAAGCAATACCGCATTGTTCCAGATATCTGATCGCAGGTGTTTTGGGGAGTTTTTGTTTTGCCATAACATGAAAATTATTACAAATAATCATGCAAGTCAAAGCTTTTCAAAAACAGAGATTAGTAATTACACAAGTTTCGCACTTGCACTTATTACACGTCTTTGCGAGGAGTGGTAACGACGAAGCAATCTCTCTTTTTTATCATTTTGAGATTGCCACAACCCTGTTTCACAGGGTTTCGCAAGGATGCCTATGGCTAGCACCAGTCTTTTAGACTGGTAAATATGTTTAACATTCTATATATTCGCTAAAAGCGAATGCTAGACACAGAGAAGTGCGAAACTTGAGTAATTAGTTGATTGGTATAATTATTATTGGTTTATCGGTTGAGTGGTAATAGGTATTCCTTAGCACTTAGCGCTTAAAACTTAATCCTAAGGAATACGCATCACGGCATCCCCAGAGCTTTTTTCACAGCAGCATCGGCATGGATAAGGGTGGTGTCATACAGAGGGATAGCGGTATCCTCCTGTCCGATAATCATCGGAATCTCGGTACATCCCAGAATTACTGCCTCTGCACCGTTTTCACTCAGTCTCTTGATAATTTCCAGAATTTTCCCCTCGGAGGTATAATTCATTATCCCCCGGCAGAGTTCCTCATATATTATTTTATGTACAGTTTTCCTCTCTTCTTCTCCGGGAATTACTATATCGATACCGAATTTTTCTCTGATTCTGTTTTTATAAAAATTCTGTTCCATTGTAAATTTTGTGCCCAGCAAACCGGCTTTTTTGACATTATTTCTGAGCAATTCCTCTGCCGTTGCATCGGCAATATGCAGAACGGGGATATCAATATTTTCTTCAATTTGATAAACAACATTGTGCATCGTATTTGTACATAAAAGCAGAAAATCGGCTCCGGCACACTGAACACCCTTTGCAGCTTCGGATAATAATTTACCGGCTTTATCCCACTGCCCGGTATTTTGAAATTCCTCGATCTCAGCAAAATCAACACTGTACAGCACAATTTTTGCAGAATGAAATCCGCCCAATTCTTTTTTGACACCCTCATTTATAGCTTTGTAATAAATCAATGTGGATTCCCAGCTCATACCGCCGAGCAGGCCGATTGTTTTCATGATTCACACCTTTTTGTTTTATTATACCAAACTTTTCTGATCTTTTTACACAAATTTTTATAGAAAAATCCGCTTATTCAATTAAACTTAGAATATGAATAGTGCTCTCATCACCCGGCTTAAAGATGACCGGATAATTTTCACCTGCGGGGTAAACTATGAAAACACTGTATTTCCACGGCTTTGATTCATCCAGAGAAAAATCAACAACATATAAAGCATTAAAAGAGATTCTTGGCAGTGTGGACTGCTATTCTATTGATTACACGAAAGAAAATGTGACAGAGTCGGAAAAAATTGAAAATATCAAACAGTACAACGTTCTTATAGGTAACAGCTTTGGTGGATTTCCGGCATTATATTTCGGACTGAAAGAAAGAATTCCCTTCATGCTGATAAATCCGGCTGTTAATCCAACAGAAGTCCTTTTGAAACATGGTATAAAAAGCGTGCTTTACAAGAATTCTGAGAAACAACTAAAACAGATGATTGATGAAGAACTTGAAAAAAATCGTGTGAAGAAAACAATCATTATTAGCAAAAATGATGATGTTGTGGACAATAGTATTATTCTGAACACCGGCCTTACAGAAATATCAACTTTTATTGAAACTGAATGGACACACAGGATTCCCAAAGACGGCATACCGATGATAGCAGAAGAACTGAAAAGATTAGCTGATTAGATTGATATCATATGTACATTGTAAACTTGAATAATCTCAAATTAACCTTGTTATATCCAGCATTGTGCATATCCTTAATTTAAATAAATCAAGTTTCGCACTTCGTTTTGTCTAGCATTCGCTTTTAGCGAATATATATGCCATAGGCATCCTTGCGAAACCCTGTGGAAACAGGGTTGTGGCAATCTCAAAACAAGAAAATAAAGAGATTGCTTCGTCGTTCTCACTCCCTGCCCTGTTAAATGCCACAGGCAATCAGCGAAGCTGATATTTAACAGGGTGAACAAAGACGTGAAAACAGTGTAAGTGCGAAACTTGAATAAATAATTATAAAGGAGGTTTTTATGAAAAGGATTATCGTTTCATTTATAATATTCTTATTAGCAGCTTTCAGTGCCCAGGCACAGGAGTCAGAAAACACACCCGTCTCTCTGAAAGGGGTGGATACAGCCGAAATTGTTTTTGATGTAAATGTGGGAAATCCGAAACTTCTCTCATTGAGATTAAAACTTATTGAAAAAACACTTTCCGACATTTCATCTCATACCAAATACAGAGCTGTGGTTGCTTTCCGAGGTGCAGCTTCGGATTTTATGACAAAAAATGACAATCATATCGAAAAAGATGAAAAACAAATAAAGAAAGATATTTACCTAAGGCTGAAAACACTGAAAAATGACTATAACGTTACATTGGAACAGTGTGCCGTAGCCATAGGACTTCGCGGCATTTCGCCGGAAGAAATTTATGACATTATCAATGTAGTGGAAAACGGTTATGTGTCTATAATCGGCTATCAGAATCAGGGATATGCTTTTGTGCCGATGGACTGAACAATTGAGAACTTCAAATAATGAGTAAGTAGAGAGATAGAGAAATGGTGAGATAGGTTCTATTTACGGGTAAATTAATAACAAATATACTAATACGAGATTTTTGAATAACTCTATTTGTCATGCTGAATTTATTTCAGCATCTCGTATTATCAATAAGGTATGAGACCCTGAAACAAGTTCAGGGTGACAATATCCCAAATATTCAAAAGTCTCAATACACAATTAAACAAATACTCAAAGATCTTCGGATTTAATTTTACTAAGCGCCTCCATGGCATCTTCTGCTTTCTGCACAGGGACAAAAATATGGTCGTGGTAGAATCCTGCCGTCATATTGGCCGGGATATTTTCCTCATAAAGCTTCGCCGATACTATTGCAGTCAAGCCGACGGCATCAAGACCGGAATGCACATTGAGAGTAATCTTTTTAAAAACGGTATCATATTTCAGGTTGTGTTTGTCAGCTTTGTTCTTTGAAATAACCAAAGAAATCCCCTCCTCCTCCAAGACGGCTGCCTCCGGTGATAAATATGAATATTCACTTAAGTCACTTCCACTTAAGGAGCAAAAAATAAATTCATTTTCACCCAAACTGGGATTCATGAAACGAAGCAGTTTTTCAAGGCTCTTTTCTCCCGGCACAATTCCCTCCTTTTATTAAAATATTTTTGAACTAAAGTTAACAATCATTATCATGTAAAAAACAAAAAATGACGAGGGAAAAATGAAATTACGTTTTTTGATTATTTTCATATTAGTTGTGGGTGCAATTATCTCTTATGCTCTTTATCCAGTAATTCAGGAAGCAAACAAGCCCATTAACAAATTCATAAGAGAGGCAAAATCCCAGGGTGGAGCTCCACTGGTTCAATTTGTAATCAACAGCAGCCAGGCAAGTAAAGCTGCAAGACAGATCAGCATTTTCAATCAGACTTCAGGAACAAAAATCGTTGGTAAATCTTTTATTGCAAATAACGCCAACATGGAGTTCGTACAAAAATTCCAGTCAAACGTTCCGGGATATGTTATCTTTAATGCAGATGACAACATAGCCTACAGGGGAAAAGGAATTGTGGATACAGAAACGCTTAAAAGGATTGTGCCGAGCATTCATCTGCACTAAATAAGCAAATACCGTTTCTTCATAGAAACCTCCTATTAAATTGAAAAACCCTGTTATCAGCAGGGTTTTTCAATTTTTTCAAATCTTCTGTTGCTTTTTTTTAAACTTTTTATAAAATTTGCTATTCTGAACATTTATGGTATAGTGGTAGCACTTTTGCCTGAATGAATAAAAAAATTAAATAATTAAACCTAAATCAGGAGGAAATATGCTTGAAACTGTAAAATGGGAAGCCATCCCAAGAGAAGATATGACAAAAGGTCAGCTTAAAGACAATAGGGAAAATGGGATGATTCCGGCTGTTGTCAGCAGCAGGGGAAAGGAAAGTACCTCTCTTTTTGTTAAACTTTCGGATTTGCAGAGAAGACCCTACGGAAACTTTATCGTCGATCTGGTTTTCCCGGATAAAAAGGAACCAATAAACTGCTTTTTGAAAAATATTCAGTTTTCACATGTGGGGTATAAAATTCTTCATGTGGATTTTCAGGAGCTTACCAAAGGGCAGGAAGTTGATATTGAAATTCCTCTAAGACTTACAGGAGAACCCGTTGGACTCGATAAGGGCGGCATAGTTAATCAGCTTATAGACAGCATAATGATCAGAACGCTGCCGAGACACCTTCCGGAAAAGTTTGAAATGGATATTTCGCATTTGGATGTAAACGATTCGATAGATATTACAGAGCTTGAACTGCCGGAAGAAATAACACTGCTTGATCCCACTGAAGGTACCGTGGCATCAATAATTGTACCGAAAGAAGAGCCTCTTGAGCCTGAAACTGAGGAAGAAGAAGAACTTGAAGAGGAAGAAGCTGAAACAGAGGAATCTTCCGAAGAAAAATAAAATTATTTTTTCATAAAGGGTGAAACGTAAAATGTTTCGCCCTTTTCTTCAAATGAGCGGACAGAATTTTCAGCTACAAGCTGTTTCACAACAATATCAAGATTATCCTGTTTCCCGAAAAGCTTATGCAAATCACCATAGCTGCAGGGGCGCATATTTATCAACCGCAAAAGTGTTTTCTTCAAATCAATTTCAGAACTGATATCCAGCGTTTTGACAAAATTCTCCACAGGCTCCACAACTATTCCAAGTTTCTTCAGGCGCAATGCAGCATTTAAAAGCTCCACATCATTAAGTTTAACAGCTTCTTTGTAGGCACCTGGGCGGAATGCCGTATTAAGCTGAACTTTATCATAATCACAGCACCTGATAATATCAGCAAGCAGCTTAAGATGTTCGTCAGAATCATTTATCCCTTTTAACAGCAAAACTTCTATGTAAAGTTTCCCCTCAAATTCCTTTGAAAAAAGAATAAGCGAATCGACTACCGCCTGAAGTGAAATGCTTTCAAACGGCCTGTTTATCTCTCTGAATGTATTTTCATCGGCTGCATCAAGGCTGGGAACAACAATGTCAAATTCATGCAGCGCTTCTCTTACTTCCGGCTCCGTTATGAGTGTGGAATTTGTAAGAACAGCCAAAGGGTGGTGGATAATTTTCTTGATTTCCAAAGCTATTTCTTTCAGATCAATATTCAGCGTAGGCTCTCCACTCGCTGTTATAGTAACCACATCCAGATTGTCCCGGAATTTTTCATACTCATTGCTGAATTCCTCAATCAATTCATCAACCGGGACAAAATGTCCTCTTTTAACAGTTCTTTTTGTCGTTTTACCCAACTCGCAGTACAGGCAATCCAGAGTACATATTTTTTTCTCTCCTATTACATCAACACCAAGAGATCGCCCCAGCCTTCTGGAAGGCACGGGGCCGAATATATAATTCATAATTTATAAACCTCTGACCGGTATAATATTCACAATACTGCCCTTTTCAAGACTCCCGACATTTTCATCCAACATTACAAGGCCGTTGACGTTAAAAAAACTCAGAAAATGCGACGTTTTCTGGGAGCCAGGGTCGTAAGCAACAGGCCCGCCGTCTTCAATTTTTACAATCGCCCTGTTAAAATACAGTGCATTAATTCTTGAGCGCATAGAAGTGCCCAGCTTTCCTTTAATAATATTATTCTCAAAATTTTTTATGCCACAGCTTTTACGGACAAAAGGCAAAAGGTACAAAATCAGATTAGTGGCAAATGCAGCCGGGTACCCCGGCATCCCGAATATTGTACAATTTTCATTCCTTGCGACCATCAGGGGACTTCCCGGTTTTACAGCCGTTTTATTAATGATAATCTCATAATCGTATTCATGTAATATTTTCTTTACAAAGTCGTACTTGCCCATGGATACGCCGCCGGAGCTCACCAGGATATCATACTCATCTGATCTTTCCAGAACCTCTGCAATGTCTTCCTCGTCATCATTAAAACGTCCGAGATAATGTATATCGGCAGGTAAATGACTTAGCAGGGAATGTAATATATATCTGTTTGTATTAAACACATGACCTCTTTTGTAATCATCCCCCGGCTCAAGTATTTCGTCACCTGTTACAAAAACACCAATTTTGGGCTTTTTATATACTTTTACCTCTTTTTTGCCGGAATAACAGAGAACAGGGAAAGCAAGCTTATCCAGCAATTTGCCGCACTCGGCAAAAAGAGTATTTTCCGAAAACTCTTCACCTGCCAGATTTATATTAACCCCTTTTTCAGGCTTTCGATTCAGCAAAATGTGATCATTTTCTTCCACCACGTCCTCCACCCGTACAACCGCATCAGCATTATCAGGGACAATTCCTCCGGTCATTACAAAAATGCATTCACCAGCCTGAATATCTGCGTTTCTTAAATCCCCCGGTACTGACTCGCCTTTAATCGTATATTCCATTTTATCCCAGATAACGATTGCATAACCATCGACAGCACTTTTTCTACAGTCCGGAAATGGGAAATCCGTATATAAATCCTCAGCCAGAACCCTGTTAAAAGCTTCATTGACAGCTACCCGCTCAGCTTTAAAATTCAGGGAAATATTGCTTAATATTTTAAGGGCCTCTTCATACTTGTTCATTTTCTCACTCCGCTTCTGCATTATATACTTTCCTTGAGAAAACCATCTTTAAAACTAACACACAGAGGAATGCAAACACAACCACCAAAACACTTGCTGCCAGACCTTTCTGGAAATTACCTTCAGTCATGTTCAGATAAATATTTATAGGGATATTCGCCGTCATACCTGCAATTCCTCCACCAACCATAAGGGTGGCTCCGAATTCACCGAGGCTCCTCAACCAGCTGAGTATTAATCCGCCCATTATTCCGTTAAAAGCGAGTTTAAACGTAGTATCGTAAAAAGATCTGAAGCGGGATGCCCCCAGAGTCATTGCAATTCTTTCATACACAGGGGGTACCATTTCAAAAGCACTTTTGGAAGCTTTAACGGTAAAGGGAAAGGAGATAAAAAACTGAGCAGTCACAGCCCCTGTAAATGTAAAAACAATCTCAATCACCCTTGAAACAGCAGATATGTTAAAAAATGTTAAAAGTAAAACACCAACTATCAGCGGAGGGATAATCAAAGGTATGTCAAAAAGGCTGTCCCATATTCTGCTTAGCATACTTTTTTTCCTGGCCAGGTAATAGCCTGAAGGTATTCCCAGAACAGCTGAGAAAAAAGTGGCTGTCAGTGAACTTTTCAAACCGAAAACAACAGCTTCTGTAAAATTATCATCTTTTAAAAGGGATATTATGCTCCTCATATCCGTCAGCAGAAAACCGGCTGAAATTATCAGTAAAATAAAAAGCGCCAGTATTAAAACGAAAACGCCGGAAATTGTTGTCAATTTCATTAATCTGCTCTCTTCATTACTACATTATAACCGTATTCCTCAAATATATGTGAATTGCTTCTTACATATTCCAGGAATGATTTGGCAAGCTCCTTATTTTTGCTGTATTTCACCAAAGAAATATAAGCTGTTACTCCGGTATTGTACTCATCGGGAATTTCAACATAATCCAGCTTGTTTAGCTTTGCGCCGGAATCAAACATAAGACCGGCATCAACAGTGCCGCTTAATACATAATTAGTGGTTTGCGATACATTGGTGGGATTAATTATTGTATTGTCTTTAATCTTTTTGGCAATGTGTTTTGGCATCTTGGGTTTTATTTTCATCTGGTAAGTTTTGCCTATAGCCATAGTATTCGGATTTCCCAGGGCAATCTTTATCCCCGGCTTAAGCAAAGCCTCAAAACTTGCAATCCTGGTTTCAGCTCTTTTTGAAATACCAAAGACAGGTGTTTGGACAAGCAGTTTCTCCCCATTAAGAACCACATTATCAGAAGCCGCTTTTCTATAATATTTTTCGTTAGCAGATGTATAGATATCACCTTTTTTTGATAAAATAATTTTATTCAGAATCTGCCCGGAGCCGCCGAGGATCAATACAACCTCATCCTCGTGTGTTTTGTTGTACTGCTTAACAATAGCTTTTCCCGGCTTGGTCATTGAGGCTGCAAGATACCAGTAAATTTTTTCTGCGTACGCATTAAATGCAAAAAGACACACAACAAGACTTAATAAAAACTTCATACAAACCTCCTTTTATCTGTCAGTTGTTAAAATTATACTCTGCTGTTTCAGGGAAACACTGATTTTTTTGTCGATACAGAGATCCATTTTTTCACAGGCGTGTACCGGTACAACTGAGTGTATAGTCAACCCGTTGTCAGATATAATTCTGATAAAATAATCTTTGCCTGCATTTTTCATACTGTTTATACGGCCGGTTACTATATTTTCTTTGAGACTGGACTTTATATCGTGATCCGGTCTTATAATCATAACATTTTCCGGTCTGATGCAAATATGAGTGGCGTCTTTCTTTTTGCTTTCCTTATCCAGCGTAAACTCATATCCATTGTCGCACAAAACACGGCCACCGGATACCTGATAGGCATTCCATACATTTTTAAACCCCATAAGACGGGCGGATTCAGTATATGCAGGATTGCTGTACAA
This genomic window contains:
- a CDS encoding ACT domain-containing protein; its protein translation is MPGEKSLEKLLRFMNPSLGENEFIFCSLSGSDLSEYSYLSPEAAVLEEEGISLVISKNKADKHNLKYDTVFKKITLNVHSGLDAVGLTAIVSAKLYEENIPANMTAGFYHDHIFVPVQKAEDAMEALSKIKSEDL
- a CDS encoding 50S ribosomal protein L25; translation: MLETVKWEAIPREDMTKGQLKDNRENGMIPAVVSSRGKESTSLFVKLSDLQRRPYGNFIVDLVFPDKKEPINCFLKNIQFSHVGYKILHVDFQELTKGQEVDIEIPLRLTGEPVGLDKGGIVNQLIDSIMIRTLPRHLPEKFEMDISHLDVNDSIDITELELPEEITLLDPTEGTVASIIVPKEEPLEPETEEEEELEEEEAETEESSEEK
- a CDS encoding radical SAM protein; the protein is MNYIFGPVPSRRLGRSLGVDVIGEKKICTLDCLYCELGKTTKRTVKRGHFVPVDELIEEFSNEYEKFRDNLDVVTITASGEPTLNIDLKEIALEIKKIIHHPLAVLTNSTLITEPEVREALHEFDIVVPSLDAADENTFREINRPFESISLQAVVDSLILFSKEFEGKLYIEVLLLKGINDSDEHLKLLADIIRCCDYDKVQLNTAFRPGAYKEAVKLNDVELLNAALRLKKLGIVVEPVENFVKTLDISSEIDLKKTLLRLINMRPCSYGDLHKLFGKQDNLDIVVKQLVAENSVRSFEEKGETFYVSPFMKK
- a CDS encoding molybdopterin molybdotransferase MoeA, whose translation is MNKYEEALKILSNISLNFKAERVAVNEAFNRVLAEDLYTDFPFPDCRKSAVDGYAIVIWDKMEYTIKGESVPGDLRNADIQAGECIFVMTGGIVPDNADAVVRVEDVVEENDHILLNRKPEKGVNINLAGEEFSENTLFAECGKLLDKLAFPVLCYSGKKEVKVYKKPKIGVFVTGDEILEPGDDYKRGHVFNTNRYILHSLLSHLPADIHYLGRFNDDEEDIAEVLERSDEYDILVSSGGVSMGKYDFVKKILHEYDYEIIINKTAVKPGSPLMVARNENCTIFGMPGYPAAFATNLILYLLPFVRKSCGIKNFENNIIKGKLGTSMRSRINALYFNRAIVKIEDGGPVAYDPGSQKTSHFLSFFNVNGLVMLDENVGSLEKGSIVNIIPVRGL
- a CDS encoding molybdate ABC transporter permease subunit, with amino-acid sequence MKLTTISGVFVLILALFILLIISAGFLLTDMRSIISLLKDDNFTEAVVFGLKSSLTATFFSAVLGIPSGYYLARKKSMLSRIWDSLFDIPLIIPPLIVGVLLLTFFNISAVSRVIEIVFTFTGAVTAQFFISFPFTVKASKSAFEMVPPVYERIAMTLGASRFRSFYDTTFKLAFNGIMGGLILSWLRSLGEFGATLMVGGGIAGMTANIPINIYLNMTEGNFQKGLAASVLVVVFAFLCVLVLKMVFSRKVYNAEAE
- the modA gene encoding molybdate ABC transporter substrate-binding protein, producing the protein MKFLLSLVVCLFAFNAYAEKIYWYLAASMTKPGKAIVKQYNKTHEDEVVLILGGSGQILNKIILSKKGDIYTSANEKYYRKAASDNVVLNGEKLLVQTPVFGISKRAETRIASFEALLKPGIKIALGNPNTMAIGKTYQMKIKPKMPKHIAKKIKDNTIINPTNVSQTTNYVLSGTVDAGLMFDSGAKLNKLDYVEIPDEYNTGVTAYISLVKYSKNKELAKSFLEYVRSNSHIFEEYGYNVVMKRAD